One Lutzomyia longipalpis isolate SR_M1_2022 chromosome 4, ASM2433408v1 DNA segment encodes these proteins:
- the LOC129795240 gene encoding U-Kazal-Dg21.2-like has protein sequence MAMCIDVYDPVCCTLADGLERTFGNDCEANNYECSTKQKCIERTKGECECPEVCPLYYLPICCTYANGNKKTYGNTCEVNTENCKLKLYCTDLTPGQCECIKFCPDLYDPVCCTYADGSCQTYPNACEASVNNCRENKGS, from the exons ATGGCTATGTGTATTGATGTTTATGATCCTGTATGTTGCACACTCGCTGATGGATTAGAAAGAACCTTTGGAAATGACTGCGAAGCAAATAATTATGAATGCAGCACCAAACaaa AATGTATTGAAAGGACCAAAGGAGAATGCGAATGTCCCGAAGTTTGCCCACTGTACTACCTTCCAATCTGTTGCACCTATGCCAATGGGAATAAGAAAACATATGGAAATACTTGTGAAGTAAATactgaaaattgcaaattaaagcTTT ATTGCACTGATCTAACTCCTGGTCAATGTGAATGTATTAAATTCTGTCCTGATCTTTATGATCCTGTTTGCTGCACTTATGCTGATGGAAGTTGCCAGACGTACCCTAATGCATGTGAAGCTTCAGTTAATAACTGCAGGGAAAATAAAGGTTCGTAA
- the LOC129794828 gene encoding uncharacterized protein LOC129794828 translates to MLLDVWERRKSLARRGLGFIVDAMTRKRRPARACSRVPKEAAAANYVKETFYESLIETRSSNNRGFVGKVAKKNCLEVDSRGEEVVYENGPSLRSKRETCKRINYTEPKDDECLIERRKGKPLYKVIDKSMSYTKQHVHTGRDRFPGRPKPKVLSNLVAKIKKRRKTELSVLSDEADNFMFPRTTRDADTEDIDTKIEMLNHEMGETASTTRKEVAAAPPNGLRPSRRKRNHVNASAEGATERHPAPHDVEVKQEIPEIPNLTRIIGMDEVVRHRFAFERVPTTEPWYDAFLRQDEGRERVFEYYGSTAYRKLPFEMGPLPPLPANCCTLAACSSKTPAATKTSTETKEEPKKTKEDPKAVLSAAKKRHLLDTEYPRKSPREHASTLAILSCLVQQRKKEESASESDKNGACSDGSESVVMKEKRKKTASPKRVSRDYVSVAQLNREIEELLSDPTNESFESVDLSVLDAEFVPLSGAMPDFVDLVASAAETATADGAGAAECANAATLALKNGGTKKRKNNRTGWPKCSKKARGVRKSTNSDGVVNVKSEDLCGAVEAVSPDSEIFTVSSSTESLQSGALSDDVDAKTAATKDSDTLSFSAKSCFISDDPEEVNGTTTPSEEGGGGGGKTESPSPLSPREDDEERRGRRRNFYQPIIALNRLDTQLVFNSYSLRSSAVTKETKRVPKGSPKGRKTRRGRKTTYR, encoded by the exons ATGCTCCTGGACGTGTGGGAAAGGCGAAAGTCACTGGCCAGGCGAGGTTTAGGCTTCATCGTGGATGCGATGACGCGCAAAAGGAGACCAGCACGTGCGTGCAGTAGAGTCCCGAAggaggcagcagcagcaaactATGTGAAGGAAACATTCTACGAATCCCTCATTGAGACACGATCGAGCAATAATCGGGGATTCGTGGGCAAAGTGGCGAAGAAGAATTGCTTAGAGGTGGACAGCAGGGGGGAGGAGGTGGTGTACGAGAATGGCCCATCCCTGCGTTCGAAGAGAGAAACATGCAAAAGGATTAACTACACGGAACCTAAGGATGACGAATGCCTGATTGAGCGACGAAAAGGGAAGCCCCTTTACAAGGTGATCGATAAATCCATGTCGTACACAAAGCAACACGTACACACGGGCAGGGATCGTTTCCCCGGACGCCCAAAACCCAAAGTCCTCTCGAATCTCGTGGCGAAGATTAAGAAGAGACGCAAAACCGAATTGTCCGTGTTGAGTGATGAAGCGGACAATTTTATGTTTCCCCGGACAACACGAGATGCCGACACGGAGGACATTGACACAAAGATTGAGATGCTGAACCATGAAATGGGTGAAACAGCGTCAACAACGCGCAAAGAAGTTGCCGCCGCCCCGCCCAATGGCCTCAGACCCAGCAGACGGAAGAGGAATCACGTCAATGCCAGTGCCGAAGGGGCAACAGAGCGGCATCCTGCGCCGCATGATGTGGAGGTGAAACAGGAAATTCCGGAGATTCCAAATCTCACGCGAATCATTGGGATGGATGAGGTGGTGAGGCATCGATTTGCCTTCGAGAGGGTGCCAACGACTGAACCGTGGTACGATGCATTCCTGCGGCAGGACGAGGGGCGTGAGAGGGTGTTTGAGTACTACGGGAGTACGGCTTATCGGAAATTGCCATTCGAAATGGGTCCTCTGCCGCCGCTCCCCGCGAATTGTTGCACCCTTGCGGCGTGTTCGAGTAAAACGCCGGCGGCAACGAAGACGTCAACGGAGACAAAGGAGGAGCCCAAGAAGACGAAGGAGGACCCCAAAGCAGTTCTTTCGGCTGCGAAg AAACGCCATTTGCTGGACACAGAGTACCCACGGAAGAGTCCGCGTGAGCACGCCTCAACGCTGGCCATTCTGAGTTGTTTGGTGCAGCAGCGGAAGAAGGAGGAGAGTGCCAGTGAGAGCGACAAGAATGGGGCGTGCAGCGATGGGAGTGAGTCGGTGGTGATgaaggagaagagaaaaaagactGCCTCGCCAAAGAGGGTATCCCGGGACTATGTGAGCGTGGCGCAGCTCAATCGTGAAATTGAGGAGCTCCTCAGTGATCCGACCAATGAGAGCTTCGAGAGTGTGGACTTGAGTGTTCTTGATGCGGAATTTGTTCCACTCAGTGGGGCAATGCCGGATTTTGTGGATTTGGTGGCATCTGCTGCGGAAACTGCGACGGCAGATGGCGCTGGGGCGGCAGAGTGCGCCAACGCCGCGACGTTGGCACTGAAGAATGGTGGGACAAAGAAGCGCAAGAACAATAGAACGGGATGGCCAAAGTGTAGCAAGAAGGCACGTGGGGTGAGGAAGAGCACAAATAGCGATGGGGTGGTGAATGTGAAGAGTGAGGACTTGTGCGGGGCTGTGGAGGCTGTATCGCCGGATAGTGAGATTTTTACGGTTTCCTCGTCGACGGAGAGCCTCCAGAGTGGGGCGTTGAGTGATGATGTGGACGCCAAGACGGCGGCAACAAAGGACAGCGATACGTTGAGCTTCAGTGCAAAGAGTTGCTTTATAAGTGACGACCCCGAGGAGGTGAATGGGACGACGACGCCAAGTGAAGAGGGCGGAGGTGGTGGGGGGAAGACAGAGAGCCCAAGCCCGTTGAGTCCGCGGGAGGATGATGAGGAGCGCCGGGGGAGACGGAGGAATTTCTATCAGCCAATTATTGCACTAAATCGCCTCGATACGCAACTTGTCTTCAATTCCTACAGTCTGAGGTCATCGGCTGTGACCAAGGAGACCAAGAGGGTGCCCAAGGGGAGCCCAAAAGGGCGAAAGACACGACGGGGAAGGAAGACAACGTACAGATAG
- the LOC129794840 gene encoding transmembrane protein 39A: MSSNRRFARPSTRTLPPPVVQNLTTIGEKTATYAALPKHAPFPDVSHFPEFINELIMFIFVTIAAFSQFLHLYRTGWWLEESHVYETMNFYLIDKYLVMFIVTILARRVVYMAIVGLMTLTPWQEKVISYAYFGFLSAILMFCSIQLYQKSNSMYLFCLCYPLLVYLIIFGIRLEPFLKTIHANNTIYLGGQPMHCCSTNPSAIRDEVEVLKADFNCRFKQIIFTSACNAYYAGFIPCCFSQAFLYYDLFWATQHLTFTWLSGFTAAAAQCFPTRYCDVLHRAALHLGQWNRIESKSHAVPAIVWSKSLVWPSGTLIKHAGEFYRASGSTTAIPANASHYRFHWVFKNPSNIYLILFSGQLLLVVLQIFLVVWTNQWQNMLSMGFLILTNHFTLYRHFRSYLISHDIYNAELTASDCIRRRLFFKLHHSVAGE; the protein is encoded by the exons atgagTTCAAATCGCCGATTTGCTCGGCCATCCACACGTACCCTCCCACCGCCAGTTGTGCAGAATCTCACGACAATTGGCGAGAAGACAGCCACCTATGCGGCCCTGCCTAAGCACGCTCCCTTCCCGGATGTCTCACACTTCCCTGAGTTTATCAATGAGCTCATAATGTTCATCTTCGTGACAATTGCAGCCTTCTCGCAATTCCTCCATCTCTACCGCACAGGCTGGTGGCTCGAGGAGTCCCATGTGTATGAGACAATGAACTTCTATCTCATCGATAAGTACTTGGTGATGTTTATTGTGACCATCCTGGCAAGGAGGGTCGTCTACATGGCTATTGTGGGGCTCATGACACTCACCCCGTGGCAGGAGAAGGTAATCTCCTACGCCTACTTTGGCTTCCTCTCGGCAATCCTCATGTTCTGCAGCATTCAGCTGTATCAGAAGTCCAACAGCATGTACCTCTTCTGCCTGTGCTATCC CCTCCTGGTCTACTTGATCATCTTCGGCATACGCCTGGAGCCTTTCCTGAAGACAATTCATGCCAATAATACCATCTACCTGGGTGGGCAACCAATGCATTGCTGCTCAACGAATCCCTCTGCCATTCGGGATGAAGTGGAAGTCCTCAAGGCAGACTTCAATTGTCGCTTCAAACAAATAATCTTCACGTCAGCCTGCAACGCCTACTATGCTGGCTTCATTCCGTGCTGCTTCTCTCAGGCCTTCCTCTACTACGACCTCTTCTGGGCCACGCAGCATCTCACCTTCACGTGGCTCAGTGGCTTCACGGCTGCTGCTGCCCAGTGCTTCCCCACACGCTACTGCGATGTCCTCCATCGTGCTGCCCTCCATCTCGGGCAGTGGAATCGCATTGAGAGCAAATCTCACGCCGTCCCAGCCATTGTGTGGTCAAAGAGTCTCGTGTGGCCATCGGGGACACTCATAAAGCACGCTGGGGAATTCTACCGGGCATCCGGCTCCACAACAGCCATTCCCGCCAATGCCAGTCACTATCGCTTCCACTGGGTCTTCAAGAATCCCTCCAACATCTACTTGATCCTCTTCAGTGGGCAACTTCTCCTTGTTGTCCTGCAAATCTTCCTGGTTGTGTGGACAAATCAATGGCAGAATATGCTCTCAATGGGATTCCTCATCCTCACCAATCACTTCACCCTCTACCGCCACTTCCGGAGCTACCTCATCTCCCATGATATCTACAATGCAGAATTGACGGCGTCTGATTGCATCCGGAGGCGGCTCTTCTTCAAGCTACATCACTCAGTTGCTGGGGAATAG
- the LOC129795241 gene encoding ovomucoid-like — translation MKVFLCFVTVFIAVSYGQAEEEAAVACTAQMCTALYDPVCCTYSDGTKKTFSNACAANNDRCQTGKTWDSQTKGECEAACDKACIEIYSPVCCTYSDGTKKTYGNSCAADVETCRLSTKCETVTEGECQAEPAEPECNSICTAIYAPVCCTYEDGTQKTYSSDCACEADNCAKKTTCAKKT, via the exons ATGAAAGTGTTTTTGTGCTTTGTAACCGTATTCATTGCTGTGTCTTATG GACAAGCTGAAGAAGAGGCTGCAGTAGCTTGTACTGCTCAGATGTGCACAGCTCTGTATGATCCAGTTTGCTGTACCTACTCCGATGGAACTAAGAAAACGTTCTCAAATGCCTGCGCAGCTAACAATGATAGATGTCAAACtggaaaaa CTTGGGATAGTCAAACTAAAGGAGAATGTGAAGCTGCATGCGATAAGGCCTGTATTGAAATCTATTCCCCTGTCTGTTGTACCTATTCTGATGGAACTAAGAAAACTTATGGTAACAGTTGTGCGGCTGATGTAGAAACATGTAGGCTGAGCACCA aatGTGAAACTGTTACCGAAGGCGAATGCCAAGCTGAGCCCGCTGAGCCAGAGTGCAACTCAATCTGCACAGCAATTTATGCTCCAGTTTGTTGTACCTACGAAGATGGAACTCAGAAGACCTACAGCAGCGATTGCGCTTGCGAGGCTGATAATTGCGCCAAGAAGACAA CTTGCGCTAAGAAAACTTAG
- the LOC129794833 gene encoding TGF-beta receptor type-1-like, translating to MQLVSLIIFILTTFLTLNGAKAAAAAFRSAENHYISEVEVADESAEVIQETEKSVKTSRRRVLDSRLNTTDTISTPIPKLKCHCDICTDTNFICETEALCFTSIELKRGREIISFRCVAETNVLEDRLPIQCLTSREKLKEYNVKCCDTDFCNNDILLPILREQVYQGQAYVNWDIVCYLVVMTSVLCCLAFLAYYVLWRRKHCNGVRSFVIDDSECDRILHGHTIQDMIELTTSGSGSAGLPLLVQRSIARQIQLVQIIGKGRFGEVYQGRWRGENVAVKIFSSREECSWFREAEIYQTVMLRHENILGFIAADNKDNGTWTQLWLVTDYHGNGSLFDYLTISTVDTNTMLTMALSIATGLAHLHMDIVGTKGKPAIAHRDLKTKNILVKANLSCAIGDLGLAVRHDVKNDTVDIPSTHRVGTKRYMAPEVLEDTINPTQFDAFKRADVYAFGLILWEIARRCSVNGIYDDYQLPYYDLVQPDPTIEEMRKVVCLDQQRPNVPNRWHTNGILYSTSKVMKECWYQNPAARLTALRIKKTLANVSTED from the coding sequence ATGCAGTTGGTATCCTTAATCATTTTCATCCTTACAACCTTCCTAACTCTCAATGGAGCAaaagcagcagcagctgcATTTAGATCTGCTGAAAATCACTACATCAGTGAGGTGGAAGTAGCAGATGAATCCGCTGAGGTGATCCAGGAAACAGAGAAATCAGTCAAGACATCTCGCAGGCGAGTACTTGACTCACGTCTCAACACTACGGATACCATCTCGACGCCAATTCCTAAGCTAAAGTGTCACTGTGATatctgtacagacacgaattTTATCTGTGAAACTGAAGCACTTTGTTTCACATCGATCGAATTGAAGCGCGgaagggaaattatttcctTCCGTTGTGTTGCAGAGACAAATGTTCTGGAAGATCGTTTACCCATTCAGTGCTTAACGTCTAGGGAGAAGTTAAAGGAATACAATGTAAAATGCTGCGATACGGACTTCTGCAATAATGATATTCTCCTGCCAATATTGCGGGAACAGGTGTACCAGGGTCAGGCCTATGTTAACTGGGACATTGTCTGTTACCTGGTTGTCATGACGTCTGTCCTGTGTTGTCTTGCCTTCTTGGCGTATTATGTTCTCTGGCGCAGAAAGCACTGCAATGGCGTTAGATCCTTCGTAATTGATGACTCCGAATGCGATAGAATCTTGCATGGGCACACAATTCAGGATATGATTGAGCTGACGACATCAGGATCGGGATCAGCGGGTCTTCCGCTTTTGGTTCAACGCTCCattgcgcgccaaattcaattGGTGCAAATTATTGGGAAAGGAAGATTCGGTGAGGTGTACCAAGGAAGGTGGCGCGGTGAGAATGTTGCTGTTAAGATCTTCTCCTCGCGCGAAGAGTGTTCGTGGTTCCGAGAAGCAGAAATCTACCAAACAGTCATGTTACGGCATGAGAATATCCTTGGATTCATAGCAGCTGACAATAAGGATAATGGAACGTGGACACAACTATGGCTCGTGACGGACTACCATGGGAATGGATCTCTCTTTGACTACCTAACTATTAGCACAGTGGATACGAATACCATGCTAACGATGGCACTGTCCATTGCAACGGGCTTGGCCCATCTTCACATGGATATCGTTGGTACGAAGGGAAAACCCGCCATTGCTCATCGTGATCTTAAGACTAAAAACATTCTTGTTAAGGCAAACCTTAGCTGTGCCATTGGGGACTTAGGTTTAGCCGTAAGACATGACGTGAAGAATGACACAGTGGACATTCCTTCAACACACCGTGTTGGCACAAAGCGTTACATGGCACCGGAAGTTCTCGAGGACACCATCAATCCCAcccaatttgatgcatttaaGCGTGCCGATGTGTATGCATTCGGATTAATTCTCTGGGAAATTGCACGAAGGTGTAGTGTAAATGGAATTTACGACGACTACCAACTGCCATACTATGATCTTGTACAACCTGATCCAACAATTGAAGAGATGCGTAAAGTGGTATGTTTGGATCAACAACGACCAAATGTGCCAAATAGATGGCATACAAATGGCATTCTCTATAGCACTTCGAAAGTAATGAAGGAGTGTTGGTATCAGAATCCTGCAGCACGTCTTACGGCGCTCAGGATTAAGAAAACCCTCGCTAATGTTAGTACAGAAGATTAA
- the LOC129794856 gene encoding cytochrome c oxidase assembly factor 5 → MMKYEAEEELADKSACAGVRADLKMCLLESDCCRKEKKTPRECLNRTDGSVPVECQALRNTFFECKRSILDNRARFRGRKGY, encoded by the exons atgatgaaatacGAAGCTGAGGAAGAGCTGGCGGATAAATCAGCGTGTGCTGGTGTCCGGGCTGATTTGAAAATGTGTCTCCTGGAGAGTGATTGCTGTAGAAAG GAGAAGAAAACCCCCCGAGAGTGTCTCAATAGAACAGATGGAAGTGTTCCAGTTGAATGTCAAGCTCTGCGGAATACATTTTTCGAGTGCAAGAGAAGCATTCTGGACAACAGGGCACGATTCCGGGGGCGGAAAGGATATTGA
- the LOC129794837 gene encoding probable cysteine--tRNA ligase, mitochondrial, which translates to MTMKWLQPTEGFRTGIEVYNCIVGKKVPLILRQKHLATVYTCGPTVYDDTHIGHASTYVKLDTIRRILQHHFGIRVLSAMNVTDIDDKIIRRSQERKCTWEVVARENEETFWRDLKGLNVLEPHIKMRVTENIQEIVEFIAKLEEKKLAYRTADGSMNFKIRDYGAYGKLQKINVGEENVDFALWKGAKEGEPSWAAPWGQGRPGWHIECSAMASKIFGLNLDIHAGGIDLKFPHHENEEAQSCAHHDCQQWVNYWLHTGHLNLPGDAEKMSKSLKNTIGVQQLLSEYTANQFRMLCLLSNYRSSMIFSPEAMAMAQSVLGKFLSFLQDMESILRGSRSVGNFNPGEIFEKYLNSSEKVDEHLRDDFDTARAIQILQDFMTFVHKAVNSPQSDGAAPERGCLKLCQEFVEQNLTNFGIVLPKDGAQGEESAFSGEVLEKILQIRNNFRKERNFAAADALRDALRDVGVEIKDHGETSSWTKKE; encoded by the coding sequence ATGACAATGAAGTGGCTTCAACCTACGGAGGGTTTTAGGACGGGAATTGAGGTGTACAACTGCATCGTGGGGAAGAAAGTCCCTCTGATTTTGCGTCAGAAGCACCTGGCTACGGTGTACACATGCGGACCCACAGTCTACGATGATACCCACATCGGGCATGCCAGTACGTACGTGAAACTGGACACAATCCGCAGGATTCTGCAGCATCATTTTGGCATCCGGGTACTTTCGGCGATGAATGTGACGGATATTGATGATAAAATCATCCGGAGGAGTCAAGAGAGGAAGTGCACGTGGGAAGTAGTTGCCAGGGAGAATGAGGAGACTTTCTGGAGGGACCTAAAGGGGTTAAATGTCCTGGAACCGCATATAAAAATGCGTGTGACAGAGAATATTCAGGAAATTGTGGAATTCATCGCAAAGCTGGAGGAGAAGAAATTGGCCTACAGAACAGCCGATGGGTCAATGAACTTCAAGATTAGAGATTACGGAGCCTATGGGAAGCTACAGAAGATCAATGTTGGGGAGGAGAATGTGGATTTTGCCCTGTGGAAGGGTGCAAAGGAGGGTGAACCCAGTTGGGCAGCTCCCTGGGGTCAAGGACGTCCAGGATGGCATATTGAGTGCTCAGCAATGGCCAGCAAAATCTTTGGCTTAAATCTCGACATCCACGCTGGTGGTATTGATCTGAAATTCCCACATCATGAGAATGAAGAAGCTCAGAGTTGTGCTCATCACGATTGCCAGCAATGGGTTAACTATTGGCTGCACACGGGGCATCTCAACCTCCCCGGGGATGCAGAGAAAATGTCCAAATCCCTCAAAAATACAATTGGAGTGCAGCAGCTCCTCTCGGAGTACACGGCAAATCAATTCCGGATGCTCTGCCTACTCTCCAACTATCGCAGCTCAATGATTTTCAGTCCGGAAGCCATGGCGATGGCCCAAAGTGTTCTCGGAAAGTTCCTCAGCTTCCTGCAGGACATGGAGAGCATCCTCCGCGGAAGTCGAAGTGTTGGGAACTTCAATCCTGGGGAGATTTTCGAGAAATACTTGAATAGCTCTGAGAAAGTCGATGAGCATCTCCGGGATGACTTTGACACAGCCAGAGCTATTCAGATCCTTCAGGATTTCATGACATTCGTACATAAAGCTGTTAATTCACCCCAAAGTGATGGAGCTGCACCGGAAAGGGGATGCCTGAAGCTCTGTCAGGAATTTGTGGAGCAGAATCTCACGAATTTCGGCATTGTCCTGCCCAAGGATGGAGCTCAAGGGGAAGAATCAGCATTCAGTGGGGAAGTcttagagaaaattctccagATTCGAAATAATTTCCGgaaggaaagaaattttgcaGCTGCTGATGCTCTGCGGGATGCATTGAGGGACGTTGGGGTGGAGATTAAGGATCATGGAGAGACTTCTTCATGGACaaagaaggaataa